Genomic DNA from Peribacillus simplex NBRC 15720 = DSM 1321:
TCCAGCTTTTTGTTTGGATATTCGGACGGTGAATTTACCATCGGTACTTGTTGTAGTAGCCCCTATTACTGGTGTACCGGCTTTAACCATAAGGATGGAACCAGGTTCGCTTTCCCCTATAATATTCGTCGTTTTATCTGTTACTTCATTCACTTTTGGTAATGCAGGAGCTGCGTTATCTACAGGTGGTGTCCAAGACGAATCTCGCTTTTTAATATAAGCAGAGGAAATATAACCAGTTGATTTCCCATCTTTCGTTTTAACATGAAACCAGACAAACTGATTTGCATTTGCTGTTTTCTCTGTTTTTAAGGTATATGCCAATTCTCCTGTGATTTCCAATAAAGTATTTTTTGGAGCTATATAATTTATCTCACTGGAAGCAGCAGGCTGTGCTCTTAAATACCTATTCCCTCCTGTTACGACTACATCTTGCCCGTTTTTTACAAAGTAGACAGAAGTATGCAATGGGTCCACTAGTGTAAAGGTTTTCTGTAAAAAATTAATTTTGTTGGTTTTAGGGTCGTATGAGAAGTGCTCTTTCTTAAATGGAAATTGTGCTAATTGAGTATCTTTTAAGAAACTGTCATTTTCAATAGAAGAAAAGACTTCTTCTTGATAAGCGTTTGTATTTTTCAATCCACTACTCTGATATACAGTTCCGTTAATAGATTTAGTACCATTGTACGCCATTATAGGGAAATACCAATTTTCTATTTCCTGTCTTCCTGCGCCTTGTATTTTTGGAAGAGTATTGTTATCGAGATAATCGTACTTTTCGTTGAGGATTTTGACGCCCTCCTCGATATTGAAGGTAATATCGTATTTTAATTTCTCTTTGTATGTTAATTTCTCATTCTCGTCGTACCCCTCTGGTATATCTGTAACCTGCATGATACCGATTCCATCATCAGAGGAGATGTTAGGTTTGCCCGGCGCTATGAATTGCACCCAATAACTTTCTCTCCAAGCCACAGCCTTTACAACTTCAGGAGGGATTTCTGCATCCAAAGCTGCATTCGTCAGTAAGCAGTTAATATGCTGAAAATCGGGATTGACATTTTGCTTAATTACACCAGAGCATTTAGAGGACCATTCTGACGCGGCAGAGGTTTCTTCATAATCCAAACCGAGTAATAAACACGTTAATAATCCTGCCCTTAAAAAGATTGATTTCATTTATTCCATTCTCCAATCTACTTCTACTTATTTAATAATCTATCTACATTTTACCATAATTAGTTTTTATTAATAGATTCTCCAATGTTATATAAATAATAGAATGAAGACTTGTAACTAATGACAAAAAACCAAGGTTGCATTACTAAATTTCTAGTTAATACTGAACAAACAAAAGAGTTAATACTCATACAAGTATTAACTCAAAAGTAAAACATCTTAATTAGTAAGAAAGTAAAACCTAGAAGCGACCCATAAGTAGAGTATTCCCAAAGGAAATATATTACGTTTCCGAATGTAAAGCTGAATACTGAAAGCATTAAGAATACAAACGTCAAGTTATTATTTTTAAACAAAGTGTATCACCTTTTACCTATATATAATGAATTAAACCAGAAAATACTTTTTATGCCTTAAATCAACCTAATTGAAGGAAAGCACCCTTTAGCTAAACAAACAATTTAATTATCTGAATTATTTTTCCCAAGCGAAAACCCAGCAGCTAATAAAGATACTATCGCTAAACCAACTCCAATAATCATTGAATAATCAAAAATATCTTTTAGTGCCATACCTCCTGCAATAGAAGCAGTAGATAGGCATAACAATGAAACAGTATTTTTATTCATCATAATTCCTCTCCATCTCTCTATAGATATTACCAAAAAAATCAAATAAATTGTTGAACTACCTGCCACGATAGTTCCATAAGAAACTCCTATGACGGCGCTCCTCGCCGCCACCATCTACTACGAAAATCTAAACTCAAAATAGAGTCTAACCCTTTAACTCCTTGACGATAATGGATGATAACAATACAACCAGGCTGAACTTTTTTTGGTGGATCTTAAGGAAGATACCCTGTATAAGAAACTGGTTGTGACAGTATTGAAGAACCATTTAGTGTACTGCTAGTACGTATACAAAAATTTTTGTAACAAATCTCCTGTCATATGTATTGTTAATTTTTTTTGAGGTGATTCTCCTATGGAAGCAATGATTGAACGGTGTGCTGGCCTAGATGTACACCAAGAAACAGTAGTAGCCTGTGTATTATTTGGTCCATTAGATAAAAAGCCAAAAACCTCTATTGAAACGTTTTCAACTACAACAACGGGACTCTTGGCTTTAAGTGATTGGCTAGCTACCCTTCAGGTATCCGATATTGTGATGGAAAGTACCGGAGTCTATTGGAAACCAATATGGAATATACTTGAGGGTTCTTTTCACCTTGTTCTTGCCAATGCCAGACATGTCAAAAATGTTCCAGGTCGTAAAACTGATGTGAAAGATGCCGAATGGCTTGCCAAGCTTCTAAGATGTGGACTTATTGAAAGTAATTTTGTTCCACCGGAGGATATTCGTGATTTACGAGATCTTACTCGTTATCGAAAAAAATTGATTCATCATCGCACTTCAGAGCAGAATCGCATTCACAAAATTCTTCAAGATGCTAATATCAAGCTAACATCCGTATTATCAGACATTTTTGGTGTATCGGGACGCCGTATCCTTGAAGCGATTCTAAACGGTGAAAAAATAGAGACCGATGGTCTTCGAAAAATGGTGGATTGGCGAACAAAAGCAAGTATTACTGACATTGCAAATGCAATTAATGGTCGTATTCGCCGTCATCACCGTGATATGTTGCGTTACCATTGGGAGCATATGAGTTATTTAGAAAAAGCCATAGAAGAATTGGAAAAACAAATCGATCAACTCCTGTCCCCATATCGTAAGGAAGTAGAATTATTGGATGGTATACCTGGTGTTAACAAAGCTGCCGCAGCTACTTTTATTGCAGAGATGGGCGTTGATATGTCCGTATTTAAGTCGGCTAAACATCTTGCCTCTTGGGCTGGTGTGAGTCCCGGAAATTACGAAAGTGCTGGTAAAAAAAAACGAGTAAAACCACACAAGGTAACAAAGCTTTGAAAACGATGGCTGTAGAGTGTGTACTAGCGACATCAAGGCAAAATAATCGAATTGCTTCACATCGAAAAAGGATTACCAAACGCCAGGGAAAAATGAAGGGACGAATCGCTTCTGCTCATTTACTATTAACGATCGCTTATAACATCTTAAAAACAGGAGAACCCTATCATGAACTAGGTTCAAATTACCTTGAAGAAAAACAAAATAACAAAGAATTAAAAATGATCGAATACCTAAAAAAGAAAGGCTATACAATCGCTCCATCTGAACAACAAACTGCATAACCAGTTAATATAACGATATGGCACATTTACGTCCTTCAAAAAATTAGAATATGGTGGGCTTATTTTGTATGGCCTTTTACGAATATATTTTCATACAAAAAAGAGCTGCCAAAGCAACTCTCTTATTGAAGTAAAGCACCTGTTAATTGAAGAAAGGTCATCAGTATTATCAAAAACTTAAACACCAAATATCACTGTTCCTAAAATCATATATACAAAAGGAAATATTAATAAAACCGAATTTACAATGATAGCACTAAGCGTCCAAATCTATGCGCATAACATTGACGGCTTCTGTTAATACCATCATATATAGCAAGAAATTGTTCTCGATTAAATTGCATCAAGTTTGGTTGGATAAAAACATCGTAATTATGGTCTGCTGTATCGAAATTACTGCTATGAGCAAATTGTTGGATGAGCAGGTCATAATACTTATCAACGCAATCGTTCTCTGTAGCCCACCTCAACAATAATTCACTTTCCTCTTTATCTAGTATATGTTGTTCATTAAAACCTTTCTTCAGAAGTATGTTCAGTCCAGTGTATTTCTTTAGTCAAGTAATCGATATGCTTTTCCATGTTTTCTCTTAAAAATTGAGCACGAACTTTGAACTTCATTTTCTATTTGTTTATTTATCAAGCTTTCTAAGACAACTCCTCTTTCTCTGGGTCTTGTCTTATTGGATATCAGTTTAATTTTCACTAAAAAGTCAGCTCCAGAGAGATTTTCCTAGGAGGCTTCTTTTTCTTGTTTTAGTTTAAAGTCGGGTCACCATTTTCTTAGAGTACATTAATTTATTAGCATTTTATCTAATTCACGAACTTTATCATATGACTCCAATAGTTGTTCAGGTATTAATGTTCTCCCATAATCCCAAGCATTAGTTTCTATTTCAGATTTTAGCTTTTCTTTTTCTTCTTCGTGACCATACATTAAAATCCTTAAATCATGTTTGTTTTTCTTAAAATCTAAATAATAACCAATCATACGATAAAGAATAATTTTAACAAAGTTTTCCTCTGTCTCTTTAATTCTAATTTTCCCTTTATAACCGTTAACTTGAAGGTAATTGAATTTTATAGTATTGGTCGATACGTTATAACTCATAGGTGCACTTAGATTATTGTCAAATTCATAAATAATATCCAAATTGTGCTCATTTAATGTGTTATTAATTATCTTTTCGATATCGCTTATATAAAGCATTTAACTATCACTTCCCTTTTAAAGACTTACTTCATTATAGTAGTAGATTAAGTTATTCTTCCTTTATCAATATAATAAACTGCTGAGATAATATTGTGGTCTCTTTTCGTGCCCAATGGAACTAACGCACCTTTTAGTTGATCAACAAAATAATCGATTACTATATGTACCCTTATTCTAACGGTTTCCAATTTGGGTCCTTTATATCGGACTTATTTGGCTTTCTTACATACTGCAAACTTTTTTCACCTTTAGCCCTAAATTTTTTAAAATTTTGTTGTACTTCTCTAAAGGAAACATAATTGGCTCCATCCTCATCTGGATGTTCATATTGGTAACCATCATCTTCCCAAAAACAGATTTCACAAATATCATACGTTCCTGGAGGTTTTTCATCTAATGTTTTATATCCACAGCAAGGACAAGTATATTTTCATACAACCACCTCTGACTTGTTTTTTAAGTTTAACATAATTATTCAACTACGCTGCCCCTTTAGTTCCATAAAAGATACATTACTCTCTCCACTAATCCAATCAATCTATAATTTTTTTTACCATTATTTATTTTTTTAAGATTTTATTATAAGAATATACTATTATATAAAAGACAATAATCAGGGAGGAAA
This window encodes:
- a CDS encoding IS110 family transposase; protein product: MEAMIERCAGLDVHQETVVACVLFGPLDKKPKTSIETFSTTTTGLLALSDWLATLQVSDIVMESTGVYWKPIWNILEGSFHLVLANARHVKNVPGRKTDVKDAEWLAKLLRCGLIESNFVPPEDIRDLRDLTRYRKKLIHHRTSEQNRIHKILQDANIKLTSVLSDIFGVSGRRILEAILNGEKIETDGLRKMVDWRTKASITDIANAINGRIRRHHRDMLRYHWEHMSYLEKAIEELEKQIDQLLSPYRKEVELLDGIPGVNKAAAATFIAEMGVDMSVFKSAKHLASWAGVSPGNYESAGKKKRVKPHKVTKL
- a CDS encoding Ig-like domain-containing protein → MKSIFLRAGLLTCLLLGLDYEETSAASEWSSKCSGVIKQNVNPDFQHINCLLTNAALDAEIPPEVVKAVAWRESYWVQFIAPGKPNISSDDGIGIMQVTDIPEGYDENEKLTYKEKLKYDITFNIEEGVKILNEKYDYLDNNTLPKIQGAGRQEIENWYFPIMAYNGTKSINGTVYQSSGLKNTNAYQEEVFSSIENDSFLKDTQLAQFPFKKEHFSYDPKTNKINFLQKTFTLVDPLHTSVYFVKNGQDVVVTGGNRYLRAQPAASSEINYIAPKNTLLEITGELAYTLKTEKTANANQFVWFHVKTKDGKSTGYISSAYIKKRDSSWTPPVDNAAPALPKVNEVTDKTTNIIGESEPGSILMVKAGTPVIGATTTSTDGKFTVRISKQKAGTKLTVTATDKAGNTSEAKDLTVKDATAPSIPSVNAIYDYSTTITGKAETNAKVYAMVGSKIIGETTAKDGAYTIKIAKQKAGTSIIVYAVDVARNKSATKSVKVIDKTAPSTPSVNTVYDYSTSITGKAETNANVYAMVGSRKIGETTAKSGSYTMKISKQKAETSIAVYAKDVSGNKSSSKTVKVMDKTAPPVPTVNKITSKTVTVTGKSEKGASIYIYNGSKKIGQGVVDSRGNYKVKIKAQKKGSTIKVYAQDKLGNKSKSKTTKVS